In Thalassotalea sp. Sam97, a single window of DNA contains:
- a CDS encoding YbgA family protein: MSAPITIGISACLVGQNVRFDASSKTSKFCVKELGKHVQYRAFCPEVAVGMPVPRPTIRQIKKDDMIIVARPDGSGDVTEALAEYGKRVAKVAEKFSGYIFCAKSPSCGMERVKVYSEDGKGSTSDGIGAFAKEVMRANPLLPCEENGRLNDALIRENFVARVFAYRDWQMLLKSGATKHKLMQFHARYKYTLMSHDLVAYKRLGRLLASTELAIQDMADKYILGLMTAMKKIATRKKHANTLQHLQGYFSNELSAEEKQELVAHIDDYRQGLVPLMVPLTMIKHYQMQYPKPYLAQQFYLDPYPQDLRLRYGY; encoded by the coding sequence ATGTCAGCTCCTATTACTATTGGCATCAGTGCTTGTTTAGTAGGTCAAAACGTTCGTTTTGATGCAAGCTCTAAAACCTCTAAGTTCTGTGTGAAAGAGCTTGGTAAGCATGTGCAGTATCGAGCGTTTTGTCCCGAAGTGGCTGTTGGCATGCCTGTTCCTCGTCCGACGATACGTCAAATCAAAAAAGATGACATGATCATTGTCGCGCGCCCCGATGGTAGTGGAGATGTCACCGAGGCGTTAGCCGAGTACGGTAAACGAGTCGCCAAAGTGGCCGAAAAGTTTAGTGGCTATATCTTCTGTGCCAAAAGCCCAAGTTGCGGTATGGAACGCGTTAAGGTCTACAGCGAAGACGGTAAGGGCTCAACCTCAGATGGTATCGGTGCTTTTGCAAAAGAAGTTATGCGAGCAAACCCTTTATTACCTTGCGAGGAGAATGGTCGTTTAAATGATGCGCTTATTCGCGAAAATTTTGTGGCGCGTGTCTTTGCCTATCGAGACTGGCAAATGCTGCTAAAATCAGGAGCGACAAAACACAAACTAATGCAGTTCCACGCGCGGTATAAGTACACGCTAATGAGTCATGACTTGGTTGCTTACAAGCGCTTAGGGCGTTTATTGGCAAGTACAGAACTCGCTATACAAGACATGGCTGATAAGTACATTTTGGGTTTGATGACCGCCATGAAAAAAATTGCGACCCGCAAGAAGCATGCGAACACACTACAGCACTTGCAAGGTTACTTTTCGAATGAGCTGAGCGCCGAAGAGAAACAAGAATTGGTTGCTCATATTGATGATTATCGCCAAGGCTTGGTGCCCTTGATGGTACCACTCACAATGATTAAACATTATCAAATGCAATACCCTAAACCGTACTTAGCACAGCAGTTTTATTTGGATCCCTATCCACAAGATTTGCGTCTCAGATACGGCTACTAA